TATCCCTTCTATTACCGGAAACGTAACGGTTATTTCTGACAAAGCAGTAACTGCGGGGATTAATGGAGGGTACAGTACATCCGGATACGGAGGATATTTTGCAGGTTTCTCTTCTATTCCATTAATTGCAAAGCAAACAGGAGAGTGTATTCCGGGTATTGTTTTAGAGGTTGATGACAGCTACGATACGTATCAATGGTTCCTGAATGGAAATCCTATTACCGGGGCTAATTCCAATACTTTTACACCGCTGGTTTCTGGAAATTATACGGTAAGAATTGCTGTAGGTTCTTGTACTCCGGCTGTTACTCCGGTGTATAAAGTGTATACATGTCTTGAAGAATCTACTAAAGCTATGACGGTCTGCGAAGGATATCAGGCTATCGTTCCTGAATTTTCCAATTCTACCCAAAGCTATGTTCCGAGTACGGTAACAATTTTGACACATCCGGTAAACGGCACAGCCAGCGTAGATCCGGCCGGAGTTATTAATTATACTCCTAATTTCGGTTATATGGGTACAGATACTATTGTTTATAAATTCTGTGGTAACAATCCTGATTTTACAGATTGCGAGCAGGTAACTTTAACTTTAACAGTTTCTGAAAGCCCTATCGTTCAAAATGCTGCTTTAAGCTCATGTTTCGAACCTACTAATCCGGTGCTTGGTAAATTTGATTTAACATCTGCCGGAGTGAATGTACAGCCGGGGACCACTAAACAGTATTACCCGTCTCCTGCTGATGCAGAAAACGGAACCAATGAAATCCTGACCCCTGCCAATTATATTGCTCCAGACGGTGTAGTTTATATCAAAGTAAGCAACGCCAACGGATGTTACAGAGTTGCAGAAGTAACGCTTACTGTGATCCCTCCTACTTACTCAGACGTATTAAAGGATCAGATTATCTGTATGGAAAATACCACCACACTGGATGCCGGGCCTGGGTTTACTTCTTATCTTTGGAGCACAGGAGCTACTACACAATCCATCAAAAATGTAGGCGTGGGAACGTATTGGGTAGATCTGAAAACCAGAGAGTGTACTACCAGACAGACTGTAAAAGTTTATCCTTCTGAAAATCCTGTTATTGCAGATATTACTATCAGTAATAATATTGTTACCCTGACTGTAATTGCAGGAGCAGCACCTTATCAATATTCAATGGATAAGGTAAACTGGCAGAATGAAAATGTATTCACCAATGTTCCCCGCGGAAGCCATACGTTCTATGTAAAAGATTCTTATAACTGTACACCTGTAGAAGTAGAAGTTACAGTGCCGAATCTGATCAACATCATCACGCCTAACGGAGACGGAATTAATGATGTACTGGATTATTCTGCTTTATCCGGGAAACCTAATTTCACTTTCAGCATTTACGACAGATATGGAAGTAAAATTCATGAAGGAAATAAAGAAAACGGATACCAATGGGACGGAAGTACTGGCGGTAAGAATGTATCTACCGGAAACTACTGGTTTGATATGGGCTGGAATGAGGACAACAAAAAACAGACTCCAATAAAATATACCGGATGGATCATGGTAAAAAACAGAAATTAATATTTAAATACCTATCGTAAGCATGAAAAAGCTATTATATATATTCTTTGTGTGTTTTTCAGGAGTGCTTTTCGCTCAAAAAAACAGTAATGTGAAATTTGCAGTCTACAATAATACAGTCGGGACAGCCGCAATGTTTGATCTTTACAAGAACAGCATTGAAAAAGCAGCTGTTTTTAAAACCAAAGCCAGTCTTCCTTCCCATCTCAAAAAGTTTGATTATCTGGCTGATAACGGTTTAATAGAAATCACGTTTAAGAAAAATGCAGGTTACCCGGACAGCCTGTCTCTGGAAATGCTGAATGAACAGAATAACCTTCCCAAAGGCACGCCTGTATTTATTGAAGAATATCAGTTCAGTGATACCACTACCCTGGTCTATAATGAAATGATCAGCAACATAGAAGTTATAGATACTAACGGACAAAAAAACATCCATATTTCAACCATAAGAAATTAATGATCTGTTTTGACGGAAATTAATTAAATCCGGAGACTATTTCATTTTGAAATAGTCTCTCTTTTTTTCCGGACTTAACTGTTCTTACTGAAGTAAAGTATAGCCAGCGATTCCTTTGGTGGAAAAACTCAGATAAATATAAAATTTGACAGGTTCATCCCCAATATTTATAATATTCGCTAAAATAAGCCATTAATTAGATTTTTTTTTGAGTTAAATTTCCTTTTCTTAAAGAAAATAATTAGCAATACCAATCAGAACACAAAATAAACACAAAAAAATAAAACACTGAATAACAGTTAATTAAATACAACGTTGTATTTTTGTTGTATTTGTTTTTTTGAAACAATTTAGTTTTTATGCTAAAATTGCACTGTGAAAAAAAAACATTAAACAAAAAGATGAAAAAATTATTTTTATTAATCCCTGCGATGATTTCTACTATAGCGTATTCGCAAGTGGGGATAAACACAACTACTCCTCAGGCAACTTTGGATGTTATAGGAAAACCTGCAACCCCGGCTGTCTTAGATGGAATAATTCCTCCAAGACTGACAGGTGTTCAACTTAAAGCAAAAACATATACCGCTGCTCAAACCGGTGCCTTTGTATATGTTACAACTCCAGATCCTTCACCATCTGGACAAACAATTAATGTCACAACAGTTGGCACATACTCTTTTGATGGTTCCAGATGGCTAAAGGTAAATACAACAGCTCCCCTCCCTAGTTCACAATTGGTTTTAGTAGTGAAAGGAACAGGAAAACAGCTAGATACCGATTCCCCAGCATCAAATGCAAAATTAGCTTATTTTTCTAATCAAGCTACTCAAACAGGAAGTACAATCGTAATTAATGATCCAGGATCATGGGACATTACAAATCAAATGTATACAGCGCCTAAAGCCGGCGTTTATCAAATAGCTCTTACGGGATATGTAGCTGGATGCACAGGAGCTGCCGGAGGCGCTGCGTCATATTTTAGAACAATTATAAAAAGCGGATCGACCTATAAGGTAGTTAATACTGCTGACTTAGTACTTACTTCTGGGCAATTGAACACCAATCAGCTCACAACGATAAACTTAGCAGCAGGAGACCAGGTATTTGCGGATTATAACGTGAGTGGTGCAACAAATGGTTGTTCAATAAATAATGTAAATATTTCGTCACTGTCCATATACAGATTTCAATAGAAAATATATTGTCTGCAATTTGTTTTTTAAGATAATTGTTCCCAGATTCCTTAAGATTCAATCCGGCTTATTAACAAAAATATTATAAGGTTCTATAAACACAAATCATCATGTGATGTAAAGAAAAGCTTTTCTTTACATCACATTTTTATGATGAAGTCTTTAAAAATAAAAAAAGCCAATATTCTTTATGACAGGGCACAAAGAAACTACTGATTGAAAGAACCTTAATATTTACTATCCCAAATAGATTTCTCATTCTACAATAAAGCAATTTACATAATAAATATTTTTATGAAAAAAAATTATCAGGAAAAAAGGTTATCATAAAATAAGCAAAAGCAGAAACCTCTGAAGATTTCTGCTTTTATATCCACGTTTAGTAAAAACCAGGCTGCATCAGAATACCGATACAACCTGATAACATACTAAATTAAAAATTGTTTTTTCCATTTGGCAACGGTATTTCGGCTTAGTTTAAAATGCCTTGCCAATTCGGAATTATTCAGGTTATTTTTTTTCTGATAATTCAGAATCTCTATAATAGATGTTTTATCATAAGAACGGTGCCTCTGATTAGCAAATTGGGTCTCCTGAGTAGCTTTTGGAAAAATAATATTATTAATATTGATAACATCTTTCACTGAAAAAGCTGTTTTAGACAAAATCTTCTCACACTCTTCTTTTTTTGTGGGATGCTGCAATCGCAAAATATCTTCGTATATCTTTTTATAGTTTGGCCCTTTTGTTTCCATATTATATTAATCTTGAACAACTTTTCTATTGTAAATCTAAACTCTTGTTTTTAAAATCTATGATTTGATATGTTTCGGCTAGAGTTTATAGAAATTTCTGTTTTATGTGTTTCTTGCCACAAAAATGATTTTTTTATAATTTCAAACAAAAAAAACAGGTATTACTTAGATATTACATTAAAGTATTTCTTCAGTATTCTTTTGAAAATTCTTGCAACATACGTACAAAATCATATCTCAACATCAAAACATAGATATTGAATGGTCGTTATTTAAAAAATATAAAGTGATTGAGTATTGACAGGTATTTTTACAATTCTAAGATTTTACAATCATAAATTAGTCTTATTACTATTAAGATTTTTCATCCAGACATAAATATCTTCATCAGAAGGAATATTCAATCTTTTTCTTAGTTTATTTTTCCGGGCTTGTATAGATTGGGGCTGTACAAAATTATAATTGGCAATTTCTTTTGTAGAGAAATTAAGAAATAACAAAGCACAAAACTTCAATTCTGTATTGAGCAGCTGAGGTTCAATTTTTAATAAGTTTGCTATAAACTCAGGATAAACTTCCTGAAAACGTGTAAGAAATTGTGGATCATTATCTTTCGCAAGCATTATGACTTCCTCAAAAGCAAAGTTTAATTTCTGGTTGAGCTCATGAGTTTCTTTTTCTTTTATATGTAAAATCTGATTTTTACTTTTTATTTTCTTATATACAAAAAAGATAATAATAACAGCACCCGCAATCCCTATAAATATAATGTATAATAAGAGATTGTTTTTATCCTTCAATGGTTCCTGTTTTTCTTCTACAAAAAGACCTACAGTATCTTTTAAATTCTCCTCATCTATCTTCTTTAGGCTATCATTAAGACGGTTATATTTAAAATCATATTTCTTTTCATTATCTCTTTGACCGTTTTTTTCATATGATCGGCTTATTAATTCGTATAACTCAGATAGTTTTCTGAAATTCTTTGCTTTTGCAGCAAGTATAATTGCTTTCTCATAGTTTATAATAGCGGAATCGTATTGTTTTCTTGTATCATAAACCTGTCCAATAAGCTTAAATGTGGCAAAATCATTATTCCCCCAATGTACAGGTACAGATTGGGCCGAGCTTATATAAAACTTTGCAGAATCAATTTTATTTTCGTTGAGCTTTGCTTCGGCTAAAAGCAACATGGCAGCTTTTAAGCTTGTATTCATACCTGAATCCATTTTTTTGGACTGCTTCAGTTCATTAATAATCTTCTTTCCATAATAAGCAACAGAGTCATACTTCTTTTTCTCAATATAATTTTTCCCAATCTGAACCAAAATTAGTCCTTTTATCGCATGTCTGGTAGAATCACTTTTTAAATCATTTGCTAAAACCAAATTCTTCTTTAGTTTTTTAAGTGATTCATCATACATTTTAATTCCTCTGTAATTAATACTGTATAATATATTCATAGAAATCTCCTGATCCTCAGCATTTGAGTTTTTAAATTCAGGCTCCATTAACTTTAAATAGTAATTGCTTTTAGCATACTTATATTGCGAGGAATAAGCAAGTGCTAAATTATAGTAAGCACACAGCCTACCTTCTGCATAATTAATATGTTTTGCATCTTCAAGTATTGAAAGATTCAATACAATCATATCATCTGTTTTACCATCAATAAGAAGATTATTAGATATATCCAGTCTCTTATGAATAGTTTCTACTGTAATTTTAGGCTGGGCAAACAGTAAGAGCGGGAAAAACAAAAAAATAAATTTCATCATATGTTAAGTTTGTGTAAAAATTTCATACATGTAATAAACATAACAGTAAATAAAAAAAACAATATTAGTATTAAAATACGAATTTAATTAATAAAAAAAATAATTATTATTAAAATAAACACAGAATTAATGTATTATATAAAATTCACCGTCCTGTTTTTCTCTGCAATGATATAATATTTAATTAAGAAGTGAGCTTACAATAAGAATGGTGCAGATATGATTCAGGTATTATTCAGGTATGAAATGAACATAATTTTTACACGACACACATACTACACATATAGAAATAAAAAATTTTAAGACTTTTCAGTCAATTGTAAGAAATGTAACATCACTATTATTACGAACTCCAATTTCTTACCTGCTTAATACGCCCATCTTTCTACACTTTATAAAATACAACCACCCTTTTTAAGGTTGATCCAGCATATTTTAGATTAAAAAACGGCAATTTACCAGGTATTTTATAAGTAATAAAATAGAGAATATTTTTAATAACCCTACTTCCTTAGCATTAAAAAAACAACTAAATATCAGCACTTTACATCCAAATCATAGGTAAATCATAGGTCAAAATTTGTATAAAATAAAGTTCGGAATGTAATATTGCGTCAACAAAATGAGTCATCTGAAGTTATGGTAAATTCTATTTATCAATCAATGAATCAAGAATCAAGAATGAAAAACAAAAATCTTTACACTTATGAAAAAATTATTATTACCCACTCTTTTATTAGCTTTCGTAACTACATATTCACAGGTAGGGATACAGACTAGTACTCCACAAAAAACACTACATGTGAATGGTTCTTTGCAGGTAGTAAATGAAGTGAATGTAGGCGGAAACGCTACAACAGCTGGCTCAGCAGGTACAACAGGACAGGTTCTTACCTCTCAGGGCGCAGGTACAGCACCAGCTTGGCAGACATTGAATACAGTGAGCGGAAGTGTAAACAGTGCTGTTTACGTACAGGGAACTACTGAAGCAACAATTAATGCGGGAACTACGGCAGATGTACCAGGAGTTACCTATACGGTAATTGTTCCAGCCGGAAGAACACAAACTCTTTTATTTACTATTTTAGGATATGCATTAGATTTTAATGCAACAACTACTCAGGGAGTTTTTTCCCTTCTGCAAAATGGAACTAAAATTTCTTCTGCGTATGTCTCAAAAGCGGGTATATTTCCTAATAATTCCCAGGGGTCGATAGGTTCTACATCTGTTACGGTTAATATTCCTGCACTTAATAATAATTATACTTTTAATACTGCCCCGTTTCCTGCTTATGCATTAGGAGGTTTAGTCAATATGCCTGTTCCGGTAACATTTTTAAAATCTGTTACCCTTACTGCCGGAACATATATTTTTAAGGTTCAGTACTCTGCATGGGCCGGAACCGCCAAAGTTAATGTGGTTCCTTCTACTTTTTCCGGGTATAATGGTGATACAGAGTCAATGCTTACCAAAATGCAGATTTTAGTATATAATAATTAATCCTATTTATCAATAAAACCCAACCTTACTATTATGAAAACATCTTTTTGTTGTATCATGAAAGATGTTTTCATTCAAATTCTGTTTATTATGCATTTTAAAAATATTCATATTGGTAAACTGATAGAAAAGCGGGTACAGGAAACCGGATTCAGTCCAGAAAGATTACTAAATTACCTGAAATGCAGTCATCAGGAACTATTGGAAATGTACAAAAGCGAATCTATGGATGCGGAGATTCTTCTTAAATGGAGTAAACTTCTTGCTTATGATTTTTTCAGGATTTACTCTCAACATCTTTTGCTGTATTCCCCTCCATCATCTCCCCAGTATTTTCAAAAATTAAAACAGGAAAATATAGAGCTTCCGGTATTTAGAAAAAATATCTATACCAAAGAAATAATTGATTTTATTCTGAATCTTTTAGAAATAAATGCAAAGACAAAAAAACAAATAATAGAAGAATACCGAATTCCCAAAACAACCTTATATAAATGGATCAAAAAATACTAATTGAGTTCCCTCGATATCATGGCCTGAAGAAATTGAGTTGTTCTATACATTTTAATATCCCTCTGTTGAATGTATGTTCTACTCTATTTCATAAGATACGATTCTATAACACAAATGAAAAAATATCACCGCAGAACTCCGGCTCTATGGATTGATATTAATGATTAGATTGCCAGATTAGTATTATTCTTTCCATTATCTCCAACCTTTTTATGTGTGTATCCTTTAAAATTGTGTTTTTAGGTTGGAGTATTTTTAATACAAAAAGCCTCCTATAGAGGCTTTTTATCATTAGTATTTTTAAAATCTGTGTTATTAATAATTCTAAATCAGAAAATCCCCATTACAAATCCCTAAAAAAGAACATTCAAATATGACATTTCTTTATAAAATTATATTGAAAACATTGGCTGTCTGGGACACATTATACATGAAAGCCTATATTAATGTCTGTAAAGCCCGCGGGATGAAAATAGGTACTGGAGTTAAAATTTCTTCTCATGTTGATTTCGGATCTGATCCATTTTTAATAGAAATCGGAGATCATACGCAGATTGCAGAAGCGACCCGTTTTGTTAACCATAATGAAACTCTTAAAACATTAAACCGAATTGGCCTGGACAAAACAAGTATACCAGGAAAAATAAAAATAGGCAAAAACTGCTCTATTGGTGATAATTGTGTCATCCTGCAAAATATACAAATTGGTGATAATTGTATTTTGACAACTGGCTCGGTGTTGATTCATTCCATGCCATCTAATTCTGTATTTTCAGGTAACCCTGCAAAGCTTATTTGCTCTGTTTATGAATATATTGAAACAACATTAGAAAAACAAAGACTCCATAGGTAACTATAATAAAGAAGCCTGTAAAAGCATATTCTTTCTTTATTAAATAACCCAAAAGCAGAAAGTCCCCAAGGTTTCTGCTTTTTATTTTATAATTGATAAAAAACCAGACTTACTGCTGATCACACTTGACAGATAATTGACATGAAGCACCTGCAGATCTGCATAATCCTGAACTCTGAACTGGATATTTCTCTTTCCGCTGATCAGCTCTCTAAAATGCTTTTCAAGATTCTGCTTGAAGATTTTTATGATCCGCGAACTTCGGTTTCCCTCATAAATAGGATTGTAATCCTGAAAGAAATATTCTTTAATTTTCAACAGCAATGCAATCACCAGAGCACCGATAATTTTGTTTTTATAATGGGAATTTCCTTTGTATTCTTTATGAATCAGCATGTATAATTCTTCAATTTGATTAAACTGGTCAGTCGTTAAAATACTGGGTGAAACCACTTCGGAAAGAAGAAATGCGGTAATTGCCGGGGTTGGTAAAATAAGCAGTATCTGAAGTCACTTCAAATCTCTGATCATCTATTGTATAATGCCCGAATGCACCTTTAATAAACAAAAAACTGAAATAATTAGGACGAAAAGGCAAATCCCTAAAAGTTTTTCCAGATAATGAATGGTAAAACCAGATTCTTCTTCAAGATAATCGATTGGAAGTCCCAGTTGCTGATAAAGCTCGCGTAAGTTTCGCACTTTCAGGTTAGCCATAGCAGTTTATTTTCGGGTAAATTTAGAAATTTAATTGAAGTTGAGCAGATCTGAACCATAATAATTAATTTTTAACATTTCCTTTCTCTCAGGGTATTCAAAGGCTATTAACTATTTTTATCTGAA
The nucleotide sequence above comes from Chryseobacterium sp. 7. Encoded proteins:
- a CDS encoding transposase, translated to MKTSFCCIMKDVFIQILFIMHFKNIHIGKLIEKRVQETGFSPERLLNYLKCSHQELLEMYKSESMDAEILLKWSKLLAYDFFRIYSQHLLLYSPPSSPQYFQKLKQENIELPVFRKNIYTKEIIDFILNLLEINAKTKKQIIEEYRIPKTTLYKWIKKY
- a CDS encoding acyltransferase — its product is MKAYINVCKARGMKIGTGVKISSHVDFGSDPFLIEIGDHTQIAEATRFVNHNETLKTLNRIGLDKTSIPGKIKIGKNCSIGDNCVILQNIQIGDNCILTTGSVLIHSMPSNSVFSGNPAKLICSVYEYIETTLEKQRLHR
- a CDS encoding T9SS type B sorting domain-containing protein, giving the protein MKNIIFSLLFILLSIPISAQRDTDHWFAPYYASTSYTQALYLSTDSATPFVVTVNSNNAPIGTVTISKNAPQIFVVPIANIAANVTSDAFSIINKGLHVQGTKPFYCSLRIVSSTTHAEIITSKGKAGIGKEFYVAGTPTTSSLSGYNFTAGILATENNTVVTATWNGNIAFFGAAPVGTNTQTVTLNKGQSFIFAGGPGTGGLNQSAFIGAKIVSDKPITLTNGNVNGNFGSNTSSGSDAILDQSVPTERLGSTFAMVRTRSTTDDLEGGIIVGTEDHTQIFINGSNTPIATINSGDFYRISGSNYVQQGTSGHFNMFITTSKNVYLYQLVSVGNSSATCGYNYIPPLNCFLPRKIDEIGKINEMPTGTGTTSMVPNGTIVKLNILTEAGANVTVNGAQPLASEGPFPLTGNNSWVTYAIPSITGNVTVISDKAVTAGINGGYSTSGYGGYFAGFSSIPLIAKQTGECIPGIVLEVDDSYDTYQWFLNGNPITGANSNTFTPLVSGNYTVRIAVGSCTPAVTPVYKVYTCLEESTKAMTVCEGYQAIVPEFSNSTQSYVPSTVTILTHPVNGTASVDPAGVINYTPNFGYMGTDTIVYKFCGNNPDFTDCEQVTLTLTVSESPIVQNAALSSCFEPTNPVLGKFDLTSAGVNVQPGTTKQYYPSPADAENGTNEILTPANYIAPDGVVYIKVSNANGCYRVAEVTLTVIPPTYSDVLKDQIICMENTTTLDAGPGFTSYLWSTGATTQSIKNVGVGTYWVDLKTRECTTRQTVKVYPSENPVIADITISNNIVTLTVIAGAAPYQYSMDKVNWQNENVFTNVPRGSHTFYVKDSYNCTPVEVEVTVPNLINIITPNGDGINDVLDYSALSGKPNFTFSIYDRYGSKIHEGNKENGYQWDGSTGGKNVSTGNYWFDMGWNEDNKKQTPIKYTGWIMVKNRN
- a CDS encoding helix-turn-helix domain-containing protein yields the protein METKGPNYKKIYEDILRLQHPTKKEECEKILSKTAFSVKDVININNIIFPKATQETQFANQRHRSYDKTSIIEILNYQKKNNLNNSELARHFKLSRNTVAKWKKQFLI